A stretch of the Filimonas lacunae genome encodes the following:
- a CDS encoding alpha/beta fold hydrolase: MNNLIKQAAKAITLFTLVGFSSATIAQPKQHLPVSINNSSLSDEALVKQLPGFANGYATVNGIRIHYVKGGTGKPLVLLSGWPQTWWSFHKMMPELQKSYTVIAVDYRGMGSSAHPDSGYDKKTVSNDVYELLKQLGYEKAYVAGHDIGAQVAFSLAANHPGMVEKLVMIDVPHPDETFAAMPMLPALGTPTDKLDPARPYVWWFAFNQINGLPEELIAGRAAVFQKTIFHYLLNNDSSLSTLDRAVYAAAYNSKETIRAGNNWYRTFMQDIEDYKQYAPLNMPVLGLGGPGYGWLNYTLPKKATNVKVVKVENSGHFVPEEQPAVAVAEIKRFLN; encoded by the coding sequence ATGAACAATCTGATAAAACAGGCAGCCAAAGCCATCACCCTTTTTACACTGGTGGGCTTTAGCTCCGCCACCATAGCGCAACCAAAGCAACATCTACCGGTTTCTATAAACAACTCCTCATTATCGGATGAAGCGCTGGTAAAGCAATTACCTGGCTTTGCCAATGGCTATGCTACCGTTAACGGCATACGCATACACTATGTAAAGGGCGGCACAGGCAAACCACTGGTATTGCTTTCCGGCTGGCCCCAAACCTGGTGGTCGTTTCATAAAATGATGCCGGAGCTGCAAAAAAGCTATACCGTTATTGCCGTTGATTACAGGGGCATGGGCAGTTCTGCACATCCCGATAGCGGCTACGATAAAAAAACAGTATCCAACGATGTGTACGAACTGCTGAAACAGTTAGGCTATGAAAAAGCCTACGTGGCAGGACACGACATTGGCGCACAGGTGGCATTTAGTTTAGCGGCCAATCATCCTGGAATGGTAGAGAAGCTGGTGATGATAGATGTACCCCACCCGGACGAAACCTTTGCCGCTATGCCTATGTTACCCGCTTTAGGCACACCTACCGACAAGCTGGATCCGGCCCGCCCTTATGTATGGTGGTTTGCCTTTAACCAGATAAATGGCTTACCGGAAGAACTGATAGCAGGCCGTGCTGCTGTTTTTCAAAAAACAATATTCCATTACCTGTTAAACAACGACAGTTCTCTGTCCACACTGGATCGCGCTGTATATGCAGCCGCTTATAACAGCAAAGAAACCATTCGCGCAGGCAACAACTGGTACCGCACGTTTATGCAGGACATAGAAGATTATAAACAGTACGCTCCTTTAAACATGCCCGTGCTGGGATTGGGCGGCCCCGGGTATGGCTGGTTAAACTATACCCTGCCTAAAAAAGCAACGAATGTAAAAGTGGTGAAAGTAGAAAACTCCGGCCACTTTGTACCGGAAGAGCAACCCGCCGTTGCAGTAGCAGAGATAAAACGCTTTTTGAATTAA
- a CDS encoding nuclear transport factor 2 family protein, translating to MATQQSNEQIVRALYEAAEVQDSKLFTSMFTPDGYFWDVSAGKKYYGEDIGNTVDIYAKAFPNMHRELLKVYVKDEENMVMVELTLNGTHNGPLELPLGTIPPTGKTINTPCADFFLLENGKIKQFHCYTAATILFAQIGLLDKIQL from the coding sequence ATGGCAACACAGCAATCTAATGAACAAATTGTTCGCGCACTCTATGAAGCAGCAGAGGTACAGGACTCCAAACTATTCACCTCTATGTTTACACCTGATGGTTATTTCTGGGATGTAAGTGCAGGAAAGAAATATTATGGTGAAGACATTGGCAACACCGTAGATATCTATGCCAAAGCCTTCCCCAACATGCACCGCGAACTATTGAAGGTGTATGTGAAAGATGAAGAGAATATGGTTATGGTGGAATTAACTTTAAACGGCACCCACAATGGCCCGCTGGAATTGCCGCTGGGAACCATTCCTCCAACAGGTAAAACCATCAATACCCCTTGTGCAGATTTCTTTTTACTGGAAAACGGTAAGATAAAACAGTTCCATTGTTATACTGCCGCCACTATCCTGTTTGCACAAATTGGCTTACTGGACAAGATTCAGTTATAA